A portion of the Acidisarcina polymorpha genome contains these proteins:
- a CDS encoding formimidoylglutamate deiminase has protein sequence MTILFRPELVYTGDRFEGGKQIVVADDGIIQGIEDWSIADSGEVAGATIENLPGRAMLPGMIDVHSHSFQRTIRGSVESRLKAGPNFWSWRDAMYRAANRFSPEELYTIACMAFMEMALAGITTVGEFHYVHRDRDGSPYENPNEIALQVIRAANDVGIRIALLRVAYVRAGFNKPADAGQRRFIEPTSEEFLTNTDALRSALRESGESAWIGVAPHSIRAVPIDYLREITAWARSERLPVHMHVAEQPAENDACMEEYGTTPFALLDREGILEEKFTAIHGIHLSAGEIAALGRSGAIIGACPTTERNLGDGILPADALMRAGVRIAFGSDSLTQIDPLENARELEYNLRLKQLERAVLDNVDGTALPQRLFACSTVNGAASLGANAGTLAPGMPADFFSVDFHDPSIAGSGPEELLASIVFGLAKTAIAEVAVNGRFLVQGGRHQRQEAVIRDYAALMRRQAGVYD, from the coding sequence ATGACCATTCTCTTTCGCCCTGAACTTGTCTACACCGGAGACCGCTTCGAGGGTGGCAAGCAGATAGTGGTCGCGGATGACGGCATCATCCAGGGCATTGAGGATTGGAGTATCGCGGATTCCGGCGAAGTTGCGGGAGCGACGATCGAAAATCTGCCTGGACGCGCGATGCTGCCGGGAATGATCGACGTCCACTCGCACAGCTTTCAACGGACTATTCGTGGATCGGTTGAATCGCGCCTGAAGGCTGGTCCGAACTTCTGGTCGTGGCGCGATGCCATGTATCGGGCCGCAAACCGGTTTTCCCCCGAAGAGTTGTACACGATCGCGTGCATGGCGTTCATGGAAATGGCCCTAGCCGGCATCACCACGGTTGGTGAATTCCACTATGTTCATCGCGACCGCGATGGCTCGCCGTACGAAAATCCAAACGAGATTGCACTGCAAGTTATCCGTGCCGCAAACGACGTGGGTATACGAATCGCCCTCCTTCGCGTGGCCTACGTCCGCGCGGGATTTAACAAACCCGCCGATGCTGGGCAAAGGCGCTTCATCGAACCGACTTCGGAAGAGTTCCTGACGAATACCGACGCACTTCGGAGCGCGCTGCGAGAAAGCGGAGAGTCGGCATGGATAGGAGTTGCGCCGCATAGCATTCGCGCGGTGCCGATCGACTATTTGCGCGAGATAACCGCCTGGGCGAGGTCCGAGAGGCTGCCGGTTCATATGCATGTGGCCGAGCAACCGGCAGAGAATGACGCCTGCATGGAGGAGTATGGGACGACGCCCTTCGCGCTGTTGGACCGCGAAGGCATTCTGGAGGAAAAATTTACTGCTATCCACGGCATTCACCTCAGCGCCGGGGAGATTGCCGCGCTCGGGCGCAGCGGCGCGATCATTGGCGCGTGTCCGACTACCGAACGCAACCTCGGGGATGGCATCCTGCCGGCAGATGCGCTGATGCGGGCCGGCGTGCGGATCGCCTTCGGCTCCGACAGCCTGACGCAGATCGATCCCCTGGAAAATGCGCGGGAACTTGAATATAACCTTCGCCTCAAGCAGCTCGAACGCGCGGTTCTCGACAACGTCGATGGCACCGCATTGCCGCAGCGGCTTTTCGCTTGCTCAACGGTAAACGGAGCGGCATCGCTGGGCGCAAATGCTGGAACGCTGGCACCAGGAATGCCGGCCGACTTCTTTAGCGTCGATTTCCACGATCCCTCGATCGCCGGCAGCGGACCAGAAGAACTGCTCGCCAGCATCGTTTTTGGGCTGGCGAAGACCGCAATCGCCGAGGTCGCCGTGAATGGGCGATTCCTCGTTCAAGGAGGCCGTCATCAACGCCAGGAAGCAGTGATCCGCGATTACGCGGCACTTATGCGACGGCAGGCTGGTGTCTATGACTGA
- the argE gene encoding acetylornithine deacetylase — protein sequence MTDPAELLRELVGVSSVSRESNHGVISVAEVVLAQAGWRFRQYAYVDALGVVKTNLVAWPSQNSADDMHFRLALVCHTDTVPYSTNWADATKLIEDGPDLKGCGACDVKGFLACILAVAATIDAASLTKPLCIVLTADEEIGCLGARHLVESQALRADYAIIGEPTSLQPISAGKGYCLAEVTVNGREAHSAFPDNGKSAIFGAARLIVEIEKIAEQLKEFRRDNFSPPWTTLNVGEIQGGLAKNIVPPACRFLLEWRPVADQDPEFVLELVRGAVQRLEQLDPLFHCELKVLRVQEGFVSSPDSELLMSLIQATGKPPASVAFGTEAPWLQRLGAETVVFGPGSMNSAHSPREFVPREELYRCMDVLTEAIYNLCR from the coding sequence ATGACTGATCCTGCAGAGTTGCTGCGTGAGTTAGTGGGGGTTTCCTCTGTCTCCCGCGAGTCCAACCACGGGGTTATCTCAGTTGCTGAAGTGGTGCTTGCCCAGGCTGGCTGGCGTTTCCGGCAATATGCCTATGTCGATGCACTCGGGGTAGTGAAAACCAATCTTGTAGCCTGGCCGAGTCAGAATTCCGCCGATGACATGCATTTCCGGTTAGCCCTGGTATGTCACACCGACACCGTACCGTACTCAACTAATTGGGCTGATGCGACCAAGCTGATTGAGGATGGACCGGATCTTAAGGGATGCGGCGCCTGCGACGTGAAGGGGTTTCTGGCATGTATTCTGGCTGTCGCCGCCACCATCGACGCCGCGTCGCTTACGAAGCCACTGTGTATCGTCTTGACGGCCGATGAGGAGATCGGTTGTCTAGGCGCACGCCACTTAGTGGAGTCGCAGGCGCTCCGCGCTGATTACGCGATTATCGGCGAGCCTACATCCTTGCAGCCGATCAGCGCTGGAAAGGGATATTGCCTCGCCGAAGTTACAGTCAACGGCAGAGAGGCGCACAGCGCTTTTCCCGACAACGGGAAGTCTGCAATCTTCGGCGCGGCGAGGTTGATTGTGGAGATCGAGAAGATTGCCGAGCAGCTCAAGGAGTTTCGAAGGGACAACTTCTCGCCACCGTGGACTACTTTGAATGTGGGCGAGATCCAAGGCGGTCTGGCTAAGAATATCGTTCCGCCTGCGTGCCGCTTTCTTCTCGAGTGGCGTCCGGTGGCTGACCAGGATCCTGAGTTCGTGCTTGAGCTTGTAAGAGGTGCGGTCCAGAGATTGGAGCAGTTAGATCCCCTGTTTCACTGCGAGCTAAAAGTCCTTCGCGTGCAGGAAGGCTTCGTCAGTTCCCCAGATAGCGAGTTATTAATGTCGTTGATACAGGCGACCGGCAAACCTCCTGCGTCCGTCGCGTTTGGCACCGAAGCTCCCTGGTTGCAGAGGCTGGGCGCGGAGACCGTGGTCTTCGGTCCGGGATCGATGAATTCGGCGCATAGTCCGCGGGAGTTTGTTCCAAGAGAAGAGTTATACCGCTGCATGGATGTACTTACCGAGGCGATTTACAACTTATGCCGTTAA
- the dgt gene encoding dGTP triphosphohydrolase → MDLSACAVDGGGSQDPLTARAYPENAHAYRTAFERDRGRVTHARSFRRMAGKTQVFSNRYSDHFRSRLTHTLEVSQIARTVAGALGLNQELTETLALVHDIGHPPFGHAGERALDAAMREHGLIFDHNLHALRIVEHFEQRYAAHPGLNLTLGVREGIVKHSRDYKAADHPELAAYFLDQRPPLEAQLIDLADEIAYLTADIDDGLEAGILELQDVRKHVAIFDRAHTRMEQQHPRAASKLLLAGALTRMLNELTGDLIRETARRVKNAGATSLESIRRHPERFASLSPEREAERRQAKEYLHACLYVSEEILRNHKQAEEVVGGLFRDWVRNPELLPNAYFSMVARDGSPRVVADYIAGMTDSFILEHWRER, encoded by the coding sequence GTGGATCTCTCTGCTTGCGCTGTCGATGGCGGGGGAAGCCAGGACCCGCTTACCGCCCGCGCCTATCCAGAGAATGCCCACGCTTACCGGACCGCCTTCGAGCGCGACCGGGGACGCGTGACTCATGCCCGGTCGTTCCGCCGCATGGCTGGCAAGACTCAAGTCTTTTCGAATCGCTATTCCGATCATTTCCGCAGCCGGCTCACTCACACGCTCGAAGTTTCGCAGATCGCCCGGACGGTTGCCGGAGCTCTCGGTTTGAACCAGGAACTGACTGAAACGCTCGCCCTCGTTCATGACATCGGGCACCCGCCCTTCGGCCACGCGGGTGAGCGGGCCCTCGACGCCGCAATGCGCGAACACGGATTGATCTTCGATCACAACCTGCATGCCTTAAGGATCGTTGAGCACTTCGAGCAACGCTACGCTGCGCATCCCGGCTTGAATCTGACTCTTGGCGTACGCGAAGGTATAGTCAAGCACTCTCGCGATTACAAGGCGGCGGACCATCCTGAACTTGCTGCGTATTTTCTGGATCAGCGGCCTCCACTCGAAGCTCAGCTCATCGATCTCGCCGACGAGATAGCCTACCTGACGGCAGACATCGATGACGGGCTCGAGGCCGGCATTCTGGAGTTACAGGATGTGCGCAAACATGTGGCAATCTTCGATCGCGCCCACACGCGCATGGAGCAACAACACCCCCGCGCCGCCAGCAAATTGTTGCTCGCCGGCGCGCTGACGCGTATGTTGAATGAGCTTACCGGCGATCTCATCCGGGAGACAGCAAGACGGGTTAAGAATGCTGGAGCTACTTCGCTCGAGTCGATTCGCCGTCATCCCGAACGGTTCGCGTCCTTGTCTCCGGAAAGAGAGGCTGAGCGCCGTCAAGCCAAAGAATACCTGCACGCGTGCCTTTATGTCTCCGAGGAGATTCTCCGTAACCACAAGCAAGCCGAGGAAGTGGTGGGCGGCTTGTTTCGCGACTGGGTACGAAATCCTGAGCTGCTTCCGAACGCTTACTTCTCCATGGTCGCTCGCGATGGCAGTCCACGAGTGGTCGCCGACTACATCGCCGGCATGACCGACAGCTTTATCCTCGAGCATTGGCGCGAACGATAA
- the pucL gene encoding factor-independent urate hydroxylase gives MALLGENRYGKSRVRLVKVNRESRVHSVCEWSVNILIQGDYENCFGSGDNSEVLPTDTMKNTVYSLARESTATCIEDFGKELAAHFLSNYSQARTVSIDIKETSWDHLMLDGHLHPTTFHQQSGERQTVIVTATRGGTVSVVAGISGLVILKTSDSSFSGYIKDRFTTLRETSDRLLGTDVTASWTYDSDSLHFDRVRPQVRTALLSAFAEHKSLSVQHTLFAMAAAALDQVANILDVTLTMPNKHCLLVDLSPFGQDNPNQIFVPTDEPHGYIEATVKRDL, from the coding sequence ATGGCCTTACTGGGCGAGAATCGGTACGGCAAGTCGCGGGTCAGGCTCGTCAAAGTGAATCGGGAAAGTAGAGTCCACTCAGTGTGCGAGTGGAGCGTCAACATCCTCATTCAAGGCGACTATGAAAACTGCTTTGGTTCCGGCGACAACAGTGAGGTTCTGCCCACCGACACCATGAAGAACACCGTGTATTCTCTCGCCCGGGAGTCGACCGCGACCTGTATCGAAGACTTCGGGAAAGAATTGGCCGCTCACTTCCTGAGTAATTATTCTCAAGCGCGGACCGTCTCGATCGACATCAAAGAAACATCGTGGGACCACCTGATGCTCGACGGTCATCTGCATCCCACCACCTTCCACCAGCAAAGCGGGGAACGGCAGACCGTCATCGTCACTGCGACGCGCGGCGGAACGGTCTCTGTCGTCGCTGGGATAAGCGGGCTGGTCATCTTGAAAACATCGGATTCAAGCTTCTCGGGTTACATCAAGGACAGATTCACTACCCTCCGCGAAACCAGCGACCGGCTCCTTGGAACGGATGTGACCGCAAGTTGGACCTATGACTCAGACTCTCTACATTTCGATCGGGTGCGCCCTCAAGTTCGCACCGCCCTCTTGTCAGCCTTTGCCGAACACAAGAGCTTGTCCGTCCAGCACACCCTCTTTGCCATGGCCGCGGCGGCGCTCGATCAAGTGGCCAACATCCTGGATGTCACCCTGACGATGCCAAACAAACATTGCCTGCTCGTGGATCTGAGTCCGTTTGGACAAGACAACCCCAACCAGATCTTCGTCCCCACTGATGAACCTCACGGATACATCGAGGCCACGGTCAAGCGGGACCTGTAA
- the uraH gene encoding hydroxyisourate hydrolase, translating into MSGISTHVLDLSLGKPAANVPVRLYRFEFGHWVEIASRDTDADGRCDEVLPPQDVSAGSYRLIFQTGNYQDASFYPEVIVSFSVVPGSTHYHLPLLLSQHGYTTYRGS; encoded by the coding sequence ATGAGCGGAATCTCTACTCACGTTCTCGATCTCAGTCTTGGAAAACCCGCCGCCAATGTACCCGTGCGTCTGTACCGGTTCGAATTTGGCCACTGGGTAGAGATAGCCTCTCGAGATACAGATGCTGACGGCCGTTGCGACGAAGTTCTCCCTCCACAGGATGTCAGTGCGGGCAGTTATCGCTTGATCTTCCAAACGGGAAATTATCAGGATGCGTCGTTCTATCCGGAGGTGATCGTGTCCTTCTCGGTCGTTCCCGGCAGCACTCACTACCACTTACCCTTGCTACTGAGCCAACACGGCTACACTACTTATCGAGGATCTTGA
- the uraD gene encoding 2-oxo-4-hydroxy-4-carboxy-5-ureidoimidazoline decarboxylase, whose translation MTAFADWNGLGSEEAFVKVLACCGSRAFATRLVASRPYAGIDAAIAAADDIWWSLTEADWLEAFACHPRIGEQTSGASRQFTTWSKQEQSDVCNGDASVLDQIAKKNRAYEQRHGFIYIVCASGRSAGELLTILEDRLNNPTTVEINNAAEQQRQITSLRLRKLFTP comes from the coding sequence GTGACCGCATTCGCCGACTGGAATGGCCTTGGTTCGGAGGAAGCCTTTGTTAAGGTCCTCGCTTGCTGCGGCTCTCGCGCGTTCGCGACGCGGTTGGTCGCGTCGAGACCTTATGCCGGCATCGATGCCGCCATCGCGGCCGCCGACGATATATGGTGGTCACTTACCGAAGCTGACTGGCTCGAAGCCTTCGCCTGCCATCCCCGCATCGGCGAGCAGACCTCTGGCGCTTCGCGTCAATTTACGACCTGGTCGAAGCAAGAGCAATCCGATGTATGCAATGGGGATGCCAGCGTTCTCGACCAAATCGCCAAGAAGAACCGCGCCTATGAACAGCGTCACGGTTTCATCTACATCGTTTGCGCCAGCGGAAGGTCCGCCGGCGAACTGCTTACGATCTTAGAAGATCGTCTCAATAACCCGACAACCGTAGAAATCAACAACGCCGCCGAACAACAGCGGCAGATCACTAGCCTTCGGCTAAGAAAGTTGTTCACTCCATGA
- a CDS encoding M20 family metallo-hydrolase encodes MELHIDQPRLEDELDQLAAFSSEAAPVVTRIVFSPADRQARTWLKALFAEAGLSVREDAIGNTFARWVGSDPQLSPVGTGSHIDAIPNAGKYDGTVGVLGALEALRALQRSGFRPKRSIELLLFTAEEPTRFGIGCLGSRMLAGSLSPGAASELRDAEGASLDSLRGEAGFSGDLEQVLLPSGYYSAFVELHIEQGPILDTEGTAIGIVTSIAAPASFNIAIEGQGGHAGTVLMADRKDAFMAAAELATIIERLARSSGAVDTVATIGKCDLFPGAVNSIPSKVKLTLDLRDTDLARRDLLLESLYSACREIGERRGVAIEINQLNADSPAECSAVIISAIRRSCERHQISSRSMVSRAYHDSLFVSRIAPAGMIFIPCRDGISHRPDEYSSAEQITTGVLILAETLAHLANATEYPA; translated from the coding sequence ATGGAACTTCACATCGATCAACCTCGGTTAGAAGACGAATTAGATCAACTCGCCGCATTTTCCTCGGAGGCGGCGCCCGTAGTGACGCGCATTGTCTTTTCTCCAGCAGACCGTCAGGCCCGGACTTGGCTGAAGGCGCTCTTCGCTGAGGCTGGTCTCAGCGTGCGGGAAGATGCGATCGGCAACACCTTTGCGCGTTGGGTCGGCAGCGACCCGCAACTCTCGCCAGTCGGAACTGGCTCCCACATCGATGCAATCCCAAACGCTGGGAAGTACGACGGCACGGTTGGCGTACTCGGAGCGCTCGAAGCCCTTCGCGCACTGCAGAGAAGCGGCTTCCGGCCGAAGCGGTCCATCGAGTTGCTCCTCTTCACCGCTGAAGAGCCTACTCGCTTCGGTATCGGCTGTCTGGGCAGCCGAATGCTTGCAGGCTCATTGTCGCCAGGCGCCGCTAGCGAACTTCGCGATGCCGAAGGAGCCTCCCTCGACAGCTTGCGCGGCGAAGCAGGCTTCAGCGGCGATCTCGAACAGGTCTTGCTCCCGAGTGGCTATTACTCCGCGTTTGTGGAGCTTCACATCGAGCAAGGCCCCATCCTCGACACAGAAGGGACCGCGATCGGCATCGTTACCAGCATCGCCGCTCCAGCCAGTTTCAATATCGCGATTGAAGGTCAAGGCGGTCATGCCGGAACCGTGCTCATGGCCGACCGCAAGGACGCGTTCATGGCTGCTGCAGAGTTGGCCACTATCATAGAGCGGCTTGCTCGCAGTTCGGGAGCCGTCGATACTGTCGCAACCATCGGTAAGTGCGATCTCTTTCCCGGTGCCGTGAACAGCATCCCGAGCAAGGTGAAGCTTACGCTCGATCTGCGCGATACCGATCTTGCGCGCCGCGATCTATTACTGGAGAGCCTGTACAGTGCCTGTCGCGAGATCGGTGAGCGCCGGGGCGTTGCCATCGAGATCAATCAGCTCAATGCGGATTCACCCGCCGAATGTAGCGCTGTCATCATCAGCGCAATCCGGAGGTCTTGCGAACGCCACCAGATTTCATCGCGTTCGATGGTCAGCCGCGCCTATCATGACTCGCTCTTTGTCTCCCGGATCGCGCCTGCCGGGATGATCTTTATTCCCTGCCGCGATGGCATCAGCCATCGCCCCGACGAATACTCTTCAGCGGAACAGATCACTACCGGCGTGCTCATTCTCGCGGAGACGCTTGCCCACCTGGCGAATGCAACGGAGTATCCAGCGTGA
- the allE gene encoding (S)-ureidoglycine aminohydrolase has product MQNLGATRSTSKPTHLLQTPDTFVRTRLPGMRDAMAIVHASPANGARFAQYTAEMATTGSLDPVPAQRFIYVLDGAVTVTLSATQYALEQGGFAYLPQGLDHHVVASVDSRIEVFEKPYLALDGLEPPAAIFGRESDLPSQPLMGDTALQVRSLLPDTMAFDFAVNIMEYQPGAVLPMVEMHVMEHGLLMLQGGGIYRLDESWYPVTAGDFIWMAPYCPQWFGALGKVPAKYLIYKDWNRNPLA; this is encoded by the coding sequence GTGCAGAACCTCGGAGCTACCCGCAGCACGTCGAAGCCAACCCATCTCCTCCAGACCCCGGACACCTTCGTCCGCACTCGCCTGCCGGGCATGCGGGACGCCATGGCCATCGTCCACGCGTCGCCAGCGAACGGAGCCCGTTTCGCGCAGTACACGGCGGAGATGGCAACTACCGGCAGCCTTGACCCAGTCCCGGCCCAGCGGTTCATTTATGTTCTCGACGGAGCGGTGACGGTGACGCTCTCCGCGACTCAATATGCACTGGAACAGGGTGGCTTCGCCTATCTGCCTCAAGGGCTTGACCACCACGTCGTAGCTTCCGTTGATTCACGCATAGAGGTCTTCGAAAAACCTTATCTCGCGCTGGACGGCCTGGAGCCGCCGGCAGCGATCTTCGGAAGAGAATCGGATCTTCCGTCGCAACCACTGATGGGCGATACAGCGCTTCAGGTGCGTTCCTTGCTGCCGGATACGATGGCCTTCGACTTCGCGGTGAACATCATGGAATATCAACCTGGGGCTGTTCTCCCGATGGTAGAAATGCATGTGATGGAGCACGGCTTGCTGATGCTTCAAGGCGGCGGAATCTATCGTCTCGACGAGAGCTGGTATCCAGTGACCGCGGGAGATTTTATCTGGATGGCTCCCTACTGTCCCCAGTGGTTCGGTGCTCTGGGCAAAGTTCCGGCAAAGTATCTTATCTACAAAGATTGGAATCGTAATCCGCTCGCGTAA
- a CDS encoding allantoate amidohydrolase gives MKSTASFRAHKVVEACQEIAGFSDNPAYLVRTYLSPATRRVHDFLRSWMDRLGMRPSIDAVGNLRGLYPGKRQNAGRLLIGSHIDTVPNAGAFDGVLGVIMGLALIEGLEADRLDYDIEIVAFSEEEGVRFGVPFIGSRALIGDIDAPLLQLTDPRGVSVAQAMESFGLNLSELHAALLNPATFAFLEFHIEQGPVLDQLNAPLGIVEAIAGQSRYELTFHGKANHAGTTPMSLRHDALTGAAEWIGAVEQQARITNGLVATVGRLEVTPGATNVIPSEVRLSLDLRHTDDATRHAAADDMEANGRQIASTRGLQLSLQKKLDQPAIPLDRGLRDSLAAAVAATGRDGHRMNSGAGHDAMVLARKLPSAMLFLRSPAGISHHPDETVLVEDVQAALDAGLYFLKHLNPPPTVQKNL, from the coding sequence TTGAAGAGCACAGCTTCGTTCCGGGCGCACAAGGTCGTCGAAGCCTGTCAGGAAATCGCCGGATTCAGCGACAACCCGGCTTACCTCGTCCGGACTTATCTCTCTCCGGCAACCCGCCGGGTGCACGATTTTCTGCGCAGCTGGATGGACCGGCTTGGCATGCGCCCGAGCATCGACGCAGTAGGAAATCTCCGTGGTCTCTATCCAGGGAAGCGACAGAATGCCGGTCGCTTGCTCATCGGTTCGCACATCGATACAGTGCCGAATGCCGGCGCCTTTGACGGTGTTCTCGGAGTCATTATGGGGCTAGCCCTCATCGAAGGTCTCGAAGCAGACCGGCTCGACTACGATATCGAAATCGTCGCCTTTTCCGAAGAGGAAGGAGTCCGCTTCGGTGTGCCTTTTATTGGCAGCCGCGCCCTGATCGGAGACATCGATGCTCCCCTGCTCCAGTTGACCGACCCGCGTGGAGTAAGCGTCGCCCAAGCCATGGAGAGCTTTGGCTTGAATTTGTCTGAGCTGCACGCAGCCTTACTCAATCCAGCGACATTCGCTTTTCTAGAATTTCACATCGAACAAGGTCCGGTGCTCGACCAGCTGAATGCTCCTCTGGGCATCGTCGAAGCGATCGCCGGACAGAGCCGCTATGAACTGACGTTCCATGGAAAAGCCAACCACGCTGGAACCACTCCCATGTCTCTTCGCCACGACGCATTGACGGGAGCAGCAGAATGGATCGGTGCTGTCGAACAACAGGCTCGAATCACAAACGGCCTGGTGGCAACTGTCGGTCGACTCGAAGTCACGCCGGGCGCGACCAACGTGATCCCGTCGGAGGTCCGGTTGAGCCTCGATCTTCGCCACACGGACGATGCCACCAGGCATGCGGCCGCAGACGACATGGAGGCCAACGGCCGACAGATTGCTTCAACCCGAGGTCTTCAACTCAGCCTGCAAAAGAAGCTCGATCAGCCGGCAATTCCTCTGGATCGAGGGCTGCGCGACTCGCTCGCAGCAGCAGTCGCCGCCACCGGCCGCGACGGACATCGCATGAACAGCGGCGCCGGGCATGATGCCATGGTGCTCGCCCGGAAGCTCCCATCTGCCATGCTTTTTCTTCGCAGCCCTGCTGGCATCAGCCACCATCCCGACGAAACAGTGCTGGTCGAAGACGTACAGGCAGCTCTCGATGCTGGCTTATACTTTCTCAAACATCTGAATCCGCCGCCCACTGTCCAGAAAAATCTGTAG
- the allB gene encoding allantoinase AllB yields the protein MDRQAFLSSRVVLPEGIGPATVLVSGGHIESVTHGYAVPEGYTVQDFGADCLLPGLVDPHVHINEPGRAEWEGFATATRAAAAGGYTTLVDMPLNCLPETVTVEALEQKRAAAQGKCWVDWAPWGGIVRDNQQQIAPLAAAGVPGFKCFLIYPGIEGFTMVDENQLRAALPHVAGSGLPLLVHAELAAPLEEAEASLADADWTKYATYLASRPDEAEVSAIRLLIDLCREFKTPIHIVHLSSAQALAILGDARSEGLPITVETCPHYLHFAAEQIPDGATLFKCAPPIRNKINQNCLWEALLSGVIDFVASDHSPCPLEMKRHDTGDFKQAWGGIAGLSLSLPVLWTELRLRGLPLTYVGRWMAEAPAKLAGLSGRKGKIAAGFDADLVVFDPEAAFTVTPERLHFRHSVSPYVGENLFGTVKATFLRGSRVFSNNAFADQPLGMELRH from the coding sequence ATGGATCGCCAAGCATTTCTTTCAAGCCGGGTTGTGCTGCCCGAAGGCATCGGCCCGGCAACCGTCCTGGTGTCCGGTGGACACATCGAATCCGTCACCCACGGATACGCTGTTCCCGAAGGCTACACCGTACAGGATTTTGGCGCTGACTGCCTCCTTCCGGGGTTGGTCGATCCCCACGTTCACATCAATGAGCCGGGCCGGGCTGAATGGGAAGGTTTCGCGACAGCGACCCGCGCGGCTGCCGCTGGCGGGTACACGACGCTGGTGGACATGCCGCTTAATTGTCTGCCCGAAACCGTCACCGTCGAGGCGCTCGAGCAAAAGCGGGCCGCCGCCCAGGGCAAATGCTGGGTCGATTGGGCGCCCTGGGGCGGCATCGTTCGCGATAATCAGCAACAGATCGCACCGCTCGCCGCCGCCGGGGTGCCCGGATTCAAGTGCTTCCTCATCTATCCCGGTATCGAAGGCTTCACGATGGTCGACGAAAATCAGCTGCGCGCCGCACTGCCTCACGTTGCCGGGAGCGGTCTTCCTTTGCTGGTTCATGCCGAGCTTGCCGCGCCGCTTGAAGAAGCAGAGGCTTCACTGGCTGACGCCGACTGGACGAAATATGCGACCTACCTGGCGTCGCGACCGGACGAAGCCGAAGTCAGCGCGATTCGACTCTTGATCGATCTTTGCCGCGAGTTCAAGACCCCGATCCATATCGTGCATCTGTCGTCTGCGCAGGCGCTGGCGATCCTCGGCGACGCCCGCTCCGAGGGTTTACCGATCACTGTCGAGACTTGTCCTCACTATCTGCATTTCGCGGCAGAGCAAATTCCCGACGGAGCGACGCTCTTCAAGTGCGCGCCGCCGATCCGCAATAAAATTAACCAGAACTGCCTTTGGGAGGCGCTGCTGAGCGGCGTCATCGATTTCGTCGCCAGCGATCACTCTCCCTGCCCGCTGGAGATGAAGCGCCATGACACTGGCGACTTCAAGCAGGCCTGGGGAGGTATTGCCGGGCTCTCCCTTAGCCTGCCAGTCCTCTGGACCGAGCTTCGGCTGCGCGGTCTGCCGCTCACCTATGTCGGGCGGTGGATGGCTGAGGCGCCAGCAAAGCTAGCCGGTCTCAGCGGGCGCAAAGGCAAGATCGCAGCCGGATTCGATGCCGATCTCGTGGTCTTCGACCCGGAGGCAGCATTCACGGTCACCCCGGAGCGGCTGCACTTTCGCCATTCCGTCTCCCCCTATGTGGGCGAGAATTTGTTTGGCACTGTGAAAGCTACGTTTCTCCGCGGCAGCCGGGTCTTCTCGAACAACGCCTTTGCGGACCAACCACTCGGGATGGAACTACGGCATTGA